From the Terriglobales bacterium genome, one window contains:
- a CDS encoding DinB family protein, which yields MNAAPTISPLNPELTVNPELAEDERQIAQIKEQAAALVRGLSDAQYNWHPGPGRWSMAQCLGHIVAGAEVYFPTLEVCIAEARKKGLVGNGPFHYGWFGNWFVRSMDAPPTRRMKNPARITPPPEQPLEKGLQDFNAAHDRLLQLIAQANGVDLGRAKFRSPLLKLIKLSLGQGFGVLLAHARRHLWQANEVRKHPDFPNS from the coding sequence ATGAATGCGGCACCGACAATTTCCCCTCTGAATCCTGAGCTGACCGTTAATCCTGAGCTGGCGGAAGACGAGCGCCAGATCGCGCAAATCAAAGAACAGGCGGCGGCATTGGTCCGAGGATTGAGCGATGCGCAATACAATTGGCATCCCGGGCCGGGACGCTGGTCCATGGCGCAGTGCCTGGGGCATATCGTTGCGGGCGCTGAAGTCTATTTTCCCACTCTCGAAGTCTGCATCGCTGAAGCGCGCAAGAAGGGGCTGGTGGGCAATGGTCCTTTTCATTACGGATGGTTTGGAAACTGGTTCGTGCGCTCTATGGATGCACCGCCGACAAGGCGCATGAAAAATCCTGCGCGCATTACGCCACCGCCGGAACAGCCGCTGGAAAAAGGCTTACAGGATTTCAACGCTGCACATGATCGCCTTCTGCAACTGATTGCACAGGCCAACGGAGTGGATTTGGGGCGGGCAAAATTTCGTTCGCCGTTATTGAAGCTGATTAAGCTCAGCCTGGGACAAGGCTTCGGAGTCCTGCTTGCTCATGCGCGCCGCCACCTGTGGCAGGCGAATGAGGTACGCAAGCATCCGGATTTTCCGAATAGCTAG
- a CDS encoding DUF1501 domain-containing protein has product MSITRRVFMRNSALAMVATTAVPSFLARAVYGAESSPRGKKKFVVVFQRGAADGLNIVVPHGERNYYAMRPTIAIPRPQNTLDSTIDLDGLFGLHPSLAAFKPLWDQKHLAIIHASGSPDETRSHFDAQDYMESGTPGVKATEDGWLNRCLHEEMAAAAGKSDPNSPFRAVALGNSLPRILSGTIPAVAINNVNDFGVGGRAPNAAAMGSTFESMYAQSVDSVLHGTGNETFEAVKMLKATDPNKYQPAAGANYPRGVFGDRLRQTAQLLKANLGVEVAFTDIGGWDHHVNEVPQLTNLLRDFSQSIAAFWTDLGDLAEDTVIITMSEFGRTARENGNRGTDHGHANVMFVLGGPVKGGKVYGKWPGLENEQLYQNRDLAITTDFRRVVGEGVYRHVGNHKLDTVFPGFDNSEKNFLGFV; this is encoded by the coding sequence ATGTCAATTACGCGCCGAGTCTTCATGCGCAACAGCGCCCTGGCCATGGTGGCGACCACCGCCGTACCGTCGTTTTTAGCGCGTGCAGTTTATGGAGCAGAGAGCAGCCCACGCGGCAAGAAGAAATTTGTGGTGGTTTTCCAACGCGGCGCCGCCGATGGATTAAACATTGTAGTACCGCACGGCGAGCGCAATTACTATGCCATGCGCCCGACGATTGCTATTCCACGTCCGCAGAATACCCTGGATTCGACCATTGACCTGGATGGCCTGTTCGGGCTGCATCCGTCGTTGGCGGCGTTCAAGCCGCTGTGGGACCAGAAGCATCTGGCGATTATCCACGCCTCAGGCTCGCCGGATGAAACTCGCTCGCACTTTGACGCGCAAGACTACATGGAATCGGGCACGCCCGGCGTGAAAGCCACAGAAGATGGCTGGCTCAACCGCTGCCTGCACGAAGAGATGGCTGCCGCCGCGGGCAAGAGTGATCCGAATTCGCCCTTCCGCGCCGTGGCGCTGGGCAATTCCCTGCCCAGAATTCTCTCAGGCACGATTCCGGCCGTGGCCATCAACAATGTGAATGATTTCGGCGTCGGGGGCCGCGCTCCTAACGCTGCGGCGATGGGAAGCACTTTCGAATCCATGTACGCGCAGTCGGTAGATAGTGTGCTGCATGGCACCGGCAATGAGACCTTTGAAGCGGTGAAGATGCTGAAGGCCACCGATCCCAACAAATATCAGCCGGCGGCGGGAGCGAACTATCCTCGCGGAGTGTTTGGCGACCGCTTGCGCCAAACCGCACAGCTTCTGAAAGCTAACCTGGGCGTGGAAGTTGCATTCACCGATATCGGCGGCTGGGACCATCACGTGAACGAGGTGCCGCAGCTTACCAACCTGCTGCGCGACTTCTCGCAGTCCATCGCTGCTTTCTGGACCGATCTGGGCGACCTGGCCGAAGACACGGTGATTATCACCATGTCGGAGTTTGGCCGCACCGCACGCGAAAACGGCAACCGCGGCACCGATCACGGACACGCCAACGTAATGTTCGTACTTGGCGGCCCAGTAAAGGGCGGTAAGGTCTACGGCAAATGGCCGGGCCTGGAAAACGAGCAGCTCTATCAGAACCGCGATCTGGCCATTACGACTGACTTCCGCCGCGTGGTGGGCGAGGGCGTCTATCGCCACGTGGGAAATCACAAGCTGGATACGGTGTTCCCCGGGTTTGATAATTCCGAGAAGAATTTTCTGGGATTTGTGTAA
- a CDS encoding TipAS antibiotic-recognition domain-containing protein has protein sequence MSKLYRVHEFAELAGVTVRALHHYDRLGLLEPRRTAAGYRVYTLRDLERLEQIVALKFLGLPLKQIKLLLDQDTFQLSDALHMQRTVLEEKRRLLDRAISAIEDAEKVILSGKPADAAVLKKIIEVIEMQNSTEVMKKYFSEEAWVKWQDRQVHWPSQQWIELFRGIEASLNQNPNEDPAGKKGQAFAARWIKLGLSETGGDPEIQVGLLRAWVDRQNWPPAVQQKVSEFDLEKIGEFISKATSSYKKKYYSDEAWTKLLERPQESREQASLAWCELFIEAGAALGENPAGEKAQRLATRWMELVESSSGGDPDLKAGALKAWADRQHWPAAERERIASFNVEKIADFISDALVSYRKKYYSDEAWAKMMEQRKQSAPEARVQVAQAWSDLFRDVEAALGEDPAGEKAQALVARWKELTESSTGGDPEIKAGAMKAWEDRQNWPAWHKQSMGLVNHDKIAEFIGKAFAGPIVKYFSDEAWRKWVERKQTTPESRQRSAQVQRDLFHEFEAMLGEDPAGEKAQALAARWIGFFEAESGSDPDIKAAWEKFWKDRCNWPDTLKQRIVSGLRIDSETFDKVADFMDNVLACRRTS, from the coding sequence ATGAGCAAGCTGTACCGGGTACACGAGTTCGCAGAGCTGGCCGGGGTCACGGTTCGGGCCTTGCATCACTACGATCGTCTGGGATTGCTCGAACCCAGGCGCACCGCAGCCGGCTATCGGGTTTACACTCTGCGCGATCTCGAGCGCCTGGAGCAGATTGTTGCGCTCAAATTCCTCGGGCTCCCTTTGAAGCAGATCAAGCTCCTTCTGGATCAGGATACCTTCCAGTTGTCCGACGCCCTGCACATGCAACGCACCGTCTTGGAAGAAAAACGGCGGTTGCTCGATCGCGCCATCAGCGCGATCGAGGATGCCGAAAAGGTCATCCTGTCCGGCAAGCCGGCCGACGCTGCTGTTCTCAAAAAAATCATCGAGGTGATTGAGATGCAAAACAGCACAGAAGTCATGAAGAAATATTTCAGCGAAGAAGCCTGGGTTAAATGGCAGGACCGCCAGGTGCATTGGCCTTCCCAGCAGTGGATCGAACTTTTCCGCGGTATCGAGGCTTCGCTCAACCAAAACCCAAACGAAGACCCGGCAGGCAAAAAGGGGCAAGCTTTCGCCGCCCGCTGGATCAAGCTTGGCCTGAGCGAGACTGGCGGCGATCCTGAAATTCAAGTTGGATTGCTAAGGGCCTGGGTAGACCGCCAGAATTGGCCGCCGGCGGTTCAACAGAAAGTCTCTGAGTTCGATCTCGAAAAGATCGGGGAGTTCATCAGCAAAGCGACCAGCAGCTACAAGAAGAAGTATTACAGCGACGAAGCCTGGACCAAACTACTGGAGCGCCCCCAGGAATCAAGAGAGCAAGCTTCTTTGGCCTGGTGTGAACTGTTCATCGAGGCTGGTGCCGCACTCGGTGAAAACCCGGCCGGTGAAAAGGCGCAAAGGCTGGCAACGCGTTGGATGGAATTAGTGGAGAGCTCGAGCGGCGGCGATCCAGACCTCAAGGCCGGCGCGCTAAAGGCCTGGGCCGATCGCCAGCATTGGCCGGCTGCCGAACGGGAACGCATCGCATCGTTTAATGTCGAAAAAATCGCAGACTTCATCAGCGATGCCCTCGTTAGCTACAGAAAGAAGTATTACAGCGACGAAGCCTGGGCCAAAATGATGGAGCAGCGAAAGCAGTCTGCGCCGGAAGCAAGAGTGCAGGTTGCACAGGCGTGGTCCGATTTGTTCCGCGACGTAGAAGCTGCGCTCGGCGAAGATCCCGCCGGTGAAAAGGCGCAAGCCCTCGTTGCGCGCTGGAAGGAGTTGACCGAGAGTTCGACCGGTGGCGATCCTGAGATCAAAGCCGGCGCCATGAAAGCCTGGGAAGACCGGCAGAACTGGCCAGCCTGGCACAAGCAGAGCATGGGCCTGGTCAATCATGACAAGATCGCTGAATTTATCGGCAAAGCCTTCGCCGGGCCTATCGTGAAGTATTTCAGCGATGAAGCCTGGAGGAAATGGGTGGAACGGAAGCAAACCACACCGGAATCGAGGCAGCGCTCTGCTCAGGTGCAAAGAGATCTCTTCCATGAATTTGAGGCGATGCTGGGTGAAGATCCCGCCGGTGAAAAAGCGCAAGCCCTGGCAGCGCGCTGGATTGGATTCTTTGAAGCCGAAAGCGGCAGCGATCCAGACATCAAAGCTGCCTGGGAGAAATTCTGGAAAGATCGCTGCAATTGGCCGGATACACTCAAGCAGAGAATCGTCTCAGGCTTGCGAATAGATTCGGAGACTTTTGATAAGGTCGCCGATTTTATGGACAACGTTCTTGCATGCCGCAGGACATCATGA
- the rlmB gene encoding 23S rRNA (guanosine(2251)-2'-O)-methyltransferase RlmB — protein MDFIYGLHAVGEALKSRAKSISHVTVARERSDLKLQRIIDQCRATGIPIRFEPRHHLDRMAHTAGHQGVVASITAKAYADLEDVVANKRGEHTLVVVLDGVEDPHNLGAILRTAEAAGVDGVVIPERRAAGVTGTVAKISAGASEHIPVARVTNIARSVEELKSQNIWTVGLDERGEQTYDQIDYNMDCALILGAEGKGLHDLVRRKCDFLVSIPMLGSVPSLNVSVAAGVVMYEIVRQRRAKKK, from the coding sequence GTGGATTTTATCTATGGACTGCATGCTGTCGGCGAAGCGCTCAAATCGCGCGCCAAAAGTATTTCTCACGTTACCGTCGCTCGCGAACGCAGCGACCTGAAACTGCAACGCATTATTGACCAGTGCCGCGCCACGGGTATTCCTATTCGCTTTGAGCCGCGTCACCATCTCGACCGCATGGCGCACACCGCCGGACACCAGGGCGTGGTAGCCAGCATTACCGCCAAAGCTTACGCTGACCTCGAAGACGTGGTGGCCAACAAACGCGGCGAGCACACGCTGGTTGTGGTGCTCGATGGTGTGGAAGATCCCCACAACCTGGGAGCAATCCTGCGCACGGCCGAGGCCGCCGGGGTGGATGGCGTGGTCATCCCAGAACGGCGCGCCGCCGGCGTGACCGGGACCGTAGCCAAAATTTCTGCCGGAGCTTCAGAGCATATTCCGGTTGCGCGAGTCACCAACATTGCCCGCAGCGTGGAAGAGCTAAAATCGCAAAATATCTGGACGGTGGGACTGGATGAGCGCGGCGAACAGACCTACGACCAGATTGATTACAACATGGATTGCGCCCTTATCCTGGGGGCCGAGGGCAAGGGGCTACATGACCTGGTGCGGAGAAAATGCGACTTTCTGGTTTCGATTCCCATGCTGGGAAGCGTCCCTTCACTGAATGTTTCGGTGGCGGCCGGGGTGGTGATGTATGAAATCGTGCGGCAGAGGCGGGCGAAAAAGAAGTGA
- a CDS encoding LytTR family DNA-binding domain-containing protein, with product MPLSTLIVDDEQLARDELAYLLKSVGDVEVVAQGKNGVEAVNLIKEHTPDLVFLDVQMPGLDGFGVIKRLIDRKVTLPQIVFATAFDQYAVKAFEVNAVDYLLKPFDKKRVALAVQKARKNLQSDPPLNQSSTLDSLVKMLEAQIPQSQVSKIMLRSAGRMILVDQKDICFASIEDGVITVVTANAEGHSNCRTLEELLESLDGNLFWRAHRSFLVNINRIREVVPWFKSSYQVKMDDRKQTEIPVSRAQTKRLRELFKL from the coding sequence ATGCCACTTTCTACCCTTATCGTAGATGACGAACAGCTTGCCCGCGACGAGCTCGCCTACCTGCTCAAATCCGTAGGTGATGTGGAAGTGGTCGCGCAGGGCAAGAACGGTGTGGAGGCGGTGAACCTCATCAAGGAACACACACCTGATCTGGTTTTTCTCGATGTGCAGATGCCCGGCCTCGACGGCTTTGGCGTGATCAAGCGGCTCATTGACAGAAAGGTTACACTGCCGCAAATCGTCTTTGCCACCGCCTTCGATCAATACGCGGTCAAGGCATTTGAAGTGAATGCGGTTGACTACCTGCTGAAACCCTTCGACAAAAAACGCGTTGCGCTGGCCGTGCAAAAGGCCCGCAAGAACCTGCAATCTGATCCGCCACTGAACCAAAGCAGCACGCTCGATTCGCTGGTCAAGATGCTGGAAGCGCAGATACCGCAAAGCCAGGTGTCAAAAATCATGTTGCGTAGCGCCGGGCGCATGATTCTTGTGGACCAAAAAGATATCTGTTTTGCTTCCATCGAGGATGGCGTGATCACCGTCGTGACCGCAAACGCCGAAGGCCACTCCAACTGCCGCACCCTGGAAGAGCTGCTGGAGTCGCTTGACGGCAACCTCTTCTGGCGGGCGCATCGCTCGTTTTTGGTGAATATCAATCGCATCCGCGAGGTTGTGCCCTGGTTCAAGAGCTCCTATCAGGTCAAGATGGATGACAGAAAGCAGACCGAAATCCCCGTCAGCCGGGCCCAGACGAAAAGATTAAGGGAACTGTTCAAGCTTTGA
- a CDS encoding acetyl-CoA C-acetyltransferase, which translates to MQEVFILSAVRTPIGKFGGSLATLSAADMGVVAAKAAIQQAGIDVQQVEETIFGNARQAGGGPNVARQISIRSGVPKEVPAYTVNMACASGMKSIALGFEEIAHGNLECVLAGGTESMSRLPYYLDGARWGLRMGHQELVDGMYRDGFFCPMAKLLMGETAEVLAEQYKITREEQDQFALVSQQRAEKALEENKFAAEIAPVTVAGMKGSAIINRDEHPFLGATLEKMAKLQPVFSKNGTVTAGNSSGITDGAAAIVLASAAFVKKNNLKPLAAISAVTSAGVDPRTMGIGPVPAVHKMEQNNGLKLTDFDLIELNEAFAAQVLACDRELQMDRSKLNVNGGAIALGHPIGCTGTRITVTLLHEMQRRKAKLGLATLCVSGGMGMAMVLENVA; encoded by the coding sequence ATGCAAGAAGTCTTCATCCTCTCCGCTGTGCGCACGCCGATTGGGAAATTCGGCGGATCGCTAGCCACTCTCTCTGCCGCCGATATGGGAGTCGTTGCCGCCAAAGCTGCCATTCAGCAAGCTGGGATTGATGTGCAGCAAGTGGAAGAGACAATTTTCGGCAACGCTCGCCAGGCTGGAGGCGGACCGAACGTCGCCCGCCAGATTTCCATCCGCAGTGGTGTTCCCAAAGAAGTTCCTGCTTACACCGTGAACATGGCCTGCGCTTCAGGCATGAAATCCATTGCACTCGGTTTTGAAGAAATCGCGCACGGCAACCTGGAATGCGTGTTGGCTGGCGGGACTGAATCTATGTCGCGCTTGCCCTACTACCTTGATGGCGCGCGCTGGGGATTGCGCATGGGCCACCAGGAGCTGGTGGATGGCATGTACCGCGACGGATTCTTCTGTCCTATGGCTAAACTGCTGATGGGTGAAACCGCCGAGGTGCTGGCCGAGCAGTACAAAATCACTCGTGAAGAGCAAGACCAGTTCGCCTTGGTCTCGCAGCAGCGCGCCGAAAAGGCGCTCGAGGAAAACAAATTCGCGGCAGAGATTGCCCCTGTGACCGTAGCGGGCATGAAGGGAAGCGCGATCATCAACCGCGACGAGCACCCCTTCCTGGGTGCGACATTAGAAAAAATGGCGAAGCTGCAACCGGTATTTTCCAAAAATGGAACGGTTACTGCCGGTAACTCTTCCGGCATCACCGATGGAGCCGCCGCCATCGTTCTGGCCTCAGCAGCTTTTGTGAAGAAAAATAATCTAAAGCCGCTGGCAGCAATTTCAGCCGTGACTTCGGCGGGTGTTGATCCCAGAACTATGGGCATTGGCCCGGTGCCGGCAGTTCATAAGATGGAGCAGAACAACGGTCTGAAGCTTACTGACTTTGACCTGATCGAACTCAATGAAGCCTTCGCCGCTCAAGTGCTGGCCTGTGATCGCGAGCTGCAAATGGACCGCAGCAAACTCAACGTCAACGGCGGCGCCATTGCCCTGGGGCATCCCATTGGCTGCACCGGCACCCGCATTACCGTGACTCTCTTACATGAAATGCAGCGCCGCAAAGCCAAACTCGGCCTGGCAACGCTGTGCGTCAGCGGTGGCATGGGCATGGCCATGGTATTAGAAAATGTGGCCTGA